A region of Chitinophaga horti DNA encodes the following proteins:
- a CDS encoding fasciclin domain-containing protein, whose protein sequence is MKNKLSYLVAVSLLLSFAVVQSCQKMEIKIETTGDVNIVGYLEKYPDSFSLFKQVLDRTETSAFLNAYGAYTFFAPTNSAVKTWLTQSGFSSVEAANIETLKSIVQFHLIMDTLTTTSFKDGKLPVPTLYGQYLITGVSNKGGSSSFIVNRQALVIKSNVRVGNGFIHEIDHVLQPSTTTLAKQLEAKPEFSIFVQAIKETGLYERLNTVDADTSKRWMTLLAESNRVLADSGIHSYADLKAKYSNTGNPTNPADSLHIYVAYHILTGVKFLGDIISTSAHQTLQPQEVVSTQLINSEVILNEDMFNGVLEKGVTLIRDVSDNAASNGVWHDAGGHFTAKYRPPTAVYWDVSTFTEIMKMPANYRKANFDFRRQTEADQPLKDIYWGWGPLAGTNTFTYYYNSTNSVGRYAVNNDVNQLPLGLPNRPIWWEMVTPPIVKGKYKIWMCYSRSKQSSSSNQLCQVTVNGELMPRTFNFTELRPKGSDTELEAIGWKQYTETRAYSADSNYAGKLVGTYEFKTTQRQLIRIIPISGTQNNNYLDMIHIIPVDDNQLLPKFATDGSKKYN, encoded by the coding sequence ATGAAAAATAAACTTTCATACCTCGTAGCGGTTAGTCTGCTCCTCTCCTTTGCAGTGGTGCAATCGTGCCAGAAGATGGAGATTAAGATAGAGACTACAGGAGATGTGAACATAGTTGGCTACCTGGAAAAATACCCAGACTCCTTCTCCCTGTTCAAACAGGTGCTGGACCGTACAGAGACCTCCGCGTTCCTGAATGCCTATGGCGCCTACACCTTCTTCGCACCGACCAACAGCGCGGTAAAGACCTGGCTCACACAATCGGGCTTCTCCAGCGTGGAAGCTGCCAATATTGAAACATTGAAAAGCATCGTACAGTTCCACCTGATCATGGATACGCTGACGACTACTTCCTTTAAAGACGGTAAATTGCCGGTACCAACCTTGTACGGTCAATACCTCATTACCGGTGTAAGCAATAAAGGCGGCAGCTCCAGCTTTATCGTAAACAGGCAGGCGCTGGTGATCAAATCGAACGTGCGTGTAGGCAACGGCTTCATCCACGAGATAGACCATGTACTGCAGCCTTCTACTACCACCCTGGCCAAACAACTGGAAGCCAAACCGGAGTTCTCCATCTTTGTACAGGCGATCAAAGAAACCGGTTTGTACGAGCGACTGAACACAGTGGATGCAGATACCAGCAAACGCTGGATGACACTGCTCGCAGAAAGCAACCGGGTATTGGCCGACAGCGGCATTCATTCTTACGCCGATCTTAAAGCAAAATATTCCAACACCGGCAATCCGACTAACCCGGCTGACAGTCTGCATATTTATGTAGCGTATCACATCCTCACCGGTGTGAAGTTCCTGGGTGATATCATTTCTACATCTGCCCACCAGACCCTGCAACCGCAGGAAGTGGTGAGCACGCAACTTATCAATTCAGAAGTAATTCTGAATGAAGACATGTTCAACGGCGTGCTGGAAAAAGGCGTAACCCTTATCCGCGATGTGAGCGACAACGCTGCCAGCAATGGCGTTTGGCACGATGCAGGCGGTCACTTTACCGCTAAGTACCGCCCACCAACAGCTGTATACTGGGACGTGAGCACCTTTACCGAGATCATGAAGATGCCGGCCAACTACCGCAAAGCCAACTTTGACTTCAGAAGGCAAACAGAGGCCGATCAGCCGTTGAAAGATATTTACTGGGGATGGGGTCCGCTGGCGGGTACTAATACCTTTACCTACTACTACAACTCCACCAACAGCGTTGGCCGTTATGCCGTGAACAACGACGTAAACCAATTGCCACTGGGCCTGCCCAACCGCCCGATCTGGTGGGAAATGGTAACGCCACCTATTGTAAAAGGCAAGTATAAAATATGGATGTGTTATTCCCGCAGTAAACAGTCATCCAGCTCCAACCAGCTGTGCCAGGTGACCGTTAACGGCGAACTGATGCCACGTACGTTCAACTTCACCGAGCTGCGTCCGAAAGGCAGCGATACCGAGCTGGAAGCCATCGGCTGGAAACAGTATACCGAAACCCGTGCGTACTCAGCCGACTCTAACTACGCAGGTAAACTGGTAGGTACTTATGAGTTTAAAACCACACAGCGCCAGTTGATCCGCATTATCCCGATCAGCGGCACGCAGAACAACAACTACCTCGACATGATCCACATCATCCCGGTTGACGACAACCAGCTGCTGCCGAAGTTTGCTACAGACGGGTCTAAGAAGTATAACTAG
- a CDS encoding SusC/RagA family TonB-linked outer membrane protein has translation MKTILVVAFVLAAGSAAAQTQPESAARQAVERDGVPILSGVVKDAATGKPAAGIRVEVDKFSAAITDTDGKFSLKVPSLSATVIVSGEGYDTRQVPLKGRKSISVSLQDVSHQSFSETVTLPTGNVPKTNVTASVTQYNVDPWVQHSETPDAMLQGRIPGLNAIRRSGVQGAGANLFLRGASSLYATNKPLIVIDNMLYDNNDYGQSIIANNYTNPLALIDPKDIENVTVIRDASSIYGTKGANGAILITTSRAKEQATRISFGAFAGYNSAPKRLPVMNAADYRIYLSEMLQSKGLTSTEIAALPYMNDNPSNPDYASYHYNTDWQDQVFQGSMTNNYYLKVTGGDNIATYGLSVGATNNQGTVRTTDLSRYNTRFNAEFNFTRKFTGYANLAFTYNEQNLKDQGIADQTAPIYLSLIKSPFLTTHVVNAEGVRSPNLADKDTLGISNPAAVINNMQAYNRYYRFLGSFGFKYDFDDSWSASTLFSVMYDKVRENIFVPSTGVAKDTLSNAIARNRLGSQVKRIYSMYSDSRISYKKNINNTHNISANLGLRYQKNTAEQDYALGYNSATDELVSVQNGLAALRQIGGGIGEWNWMSVYLNADYGFLNKYFLSFNVAADGSSRFGREAKNGIAMSGIHWPVMPSIGAAWLISSEDFMQSSSIDLLKLRATYSLTGNDDIGNYTARQTYGSQNLLGMQGLVRNGIANPALQWETVKKLNAGLDLALFNERVSLSADVFQNRTSNMLVYENIASPTGFATILTNNGGMKTTGYEAALNVRVVNRPKLKWDVGVNMSTYKNRVTSVPNGRIETEYAGATLLTIDGYPASQFYGYKSNGVFSTQAEADAANLRKRNNDGSFTSFAAGDVHFEDVNNDGIIDASDRVNIGNPTPDYTGGVNTRVIWDRFELNALFTFSKGNSVYNYTRARLEAAAGVENQLLSVNNRWRYDGQTGAAPKATWGDPMGNGRFSDRWIEDGSYFRLRSLSLQYYIPLKNMILKSASVYATGNNLFTLSKYKGFDPEFSAGPSLFAQGIDMGLDPLYRNITLGVRIGL, from the coding sequence ATGAAGACGATCCTTGTGGTTGCATTTGTACTGGCGGCGGGATCTGCGGCAGCGCAGACCCAACCGGAGAGCGCGGCCAGGCAGGCAGTGGAGCGCGATGGAGTGCCGATTTTGAGCGGCGTTGTAAAAGACGCGGCCACCGGTAAACCGGCGGCGGGCATCCGTGTGGAAGTAGACAAATTTTCCGCCGCCATCACCGATACGGACGGTAAGTTTTCCCTGAAAGTACCCTCGCTGAGCGCCACCGTGATCGTAAGCGGCGAAGGCTACGACACCCGCCAGGTGCCGCTGAAAGGCCGCAAGTCGATCAGCGTAAGCCTGCAGGATGTGAGTCACCAGTCTTTCAGCGAAACGGTTACTTTGCCTACAGGCAACGTACCTAAAACCAATGTAACCGCCTCTGTCACGCAATATAACGTAGATCCCTGGGTGCAACACTCCGAAACACCGGATGCGATGCTGCAGGGCCGTATACCCGGTCTTAATGCGATCCGCCGCTCGGGCGTACAGGGTGCAGGCGCTAACCTGTTCCTGCGCGGTGCCAGCTCCTTATATGCGACCAACAAGCCGTTGATCGTGATCGATAATATGTTGTACGATAACAATGATTACGGACAGAGCATCATCGCGAACAACTATACGAATCCGCTGGCCCTCATCGATCCGAAGGATATCGAGAACGTTACGGTGATCCGCGACGCGTCTTCTATCTACGGTACCAAAGGTGCGAATGGCGCGATCCTGATTACGACGTCGAGGGCCAAGGAACAGGCGACCCGCATCAGTTTTGGTGCATTCGCAGGCTATAACAGCGCACCTAAAAGGCTGCCTGTCATGAACGCCGCCGACTACCGCATTTACCTCAGCGAAATGCTGCAAAGCAAAGGCCTTACCAGCACCGAGATCGCTGCACTGCCTTATATGAACGACAATCCGTCGAACCCGGACTATGCCAGCTATCACTACAATACCGACTGGCAGGACCAGGTGTTCCAGGGCAGCATGACCAACAACTATTATTTGAAAGTAACCGGGGGTGATAACATCGCTACTTACGGCCTGAGCGTGGGTGCTACCAACAACCAGGGTACTGTAAGAACGACCGATCTTTCCCGCTACAATACCCGCTTTAACGCCGAGTTTAACTTCACCCGTAAGTTTACCGGTTATGCGAACCTGGCCTTTACGTACAATGAGCAAAACCTGAAAGACCAGGGTATTGCGGATCAGACCGCGCCGATCTATTTATCACTGATCAAATCACCATTCCTTACCACACACGTCGTAAACGCGGAAGGTGTACGCAGCCCGAACCTGGCAGACAAAGACACCCTGGGCATCAGCAACCCTGCGGCAGTGATCAACAACATGCAGGCTTACAATCGCTACTACCGCTTCCTGGGCTCCTTTGGTTTTAAATATGACTTCGATGATTCCTGGAGCGCGAGTACCTTGTTCAGTGTGATGTACGATAAAGTGAGAGAGAACATCTTTGTGCCAAGTACCGGTGTGGCGAAGGACACCCTCTCCAACGCCATCGCCAGAAACAGGCTGGGCTCGCAGGTGAAACGCATTTACTCCATGTACAGCGACAGCCGCATCAGCTATAAAAAGAACATCAACAACACTCATAACATCAGCGCTAACCTTGGCCTGCGTTACCAGAAAAACACGGCAGAACAGGATTACGCGCTGGGTTACAACTCCGCTACCGACGAACTGGTGAGTGTGCAGAACGGCCTGGCTGCTTTAAGGCAGATTGGCGGCGGCATCGGCGAATGGAACTGGATGAGCGTTTACCTGAATGCAGATTACGGCTTCCTGAATAAATACTTCCTGTCGTTTAACGTAGCTGCTGACGGCTCCTCCCGCTTTGGCAGGGAAGCGAAGAATGGCATCGCGATGAGCGGTATCCATTGGCCTGTAATGCCTTCTATCGGCGCGGCATGGCTCATTTCTTCCGAAGACTTTATGCAATCTTCTTCCATCGACCTGCTGAAACTGCGCGCTACGTACAGTCTTACCGGCAACGATGATATCGGCAACTACACTGCCCGACAGACCTACGGTTCACAAAACCTGTTAGGCATGCAGGGCCTGGTGCGTAACGGCATCGCCAACCCCGCACTGCAATGGGAAACGGTAAAGAAACTGAACGCTGGTCTGGACCTGGCCCTGTTTAACGAACGGGTGAGCCTGAGTGCAGACGTGTTCCAGAACAGGACCAGCAACATGCTGGTGTACGAGAACATCGCTTCTCCCACCGGTTTTGCCACCATCCTGACGAACAACGGCGGCATGAAAACTACCGGTTACGAAGCTGCGTTGAACGTACGCGTTGTAAACCGTCCCAAATTGAAATGGGATGTGGGCGTGAATATGAGCACCTATAAAAACCGCGTTACCTCCGTACCGAACGGTCGTATTGAAACCGAATATGCTGGCGCTACCTTGCTCACCATCGATGGTTACCCTGCTTCGCAGTTCTACGGTTACAAATCAAACGGCGTGTTCAGCACACAGGCTGAGGCAGATGCCGCTAACCTGCGTAAAAGAAACAATGATGGCAGCTTTACCAGCTTCGCTGCAGGCGACGTACACTTCGAAGATGTAAATAACGATGGTATAATCGATGCCAGCGACCGCGTAAACATCGGCAACCCTACGCCTGATTACACCGGTGGTGTTAATACCCGCGTAATCTGGGACCGCTTTGAGCTGAATGCGTTGTTTACCTTCAGCAAAGGCAACTCCGTTTACAACTATACGCGTGCCCGCCTGGAGGCTGCAGCAGGTGTGGAAAACCAGCTGCTGAGCGTAAACAACCGCTGGCGCTACGATGGCCAGACCGGCGCCGCACCGAAAGCCACCTGGGGCGACCCGATGGGCAACGGCCGCTTCTCTGACCGCTGGATAGAAGACGGATCTTACTTCCGCCTGCGCAGCCTGTCCCTCCAATACTACATCCCGTTAAAGAACATGATCCTGAAGAGCGCTTCTGTATATGCCACGGGTAACAACCTGTTTACGCTCAGCAAATACAAAGGCTTCGATCCCGAGTTCAGCGCAGGCCCGAGCCTCTTTGCACAAGGCATCGACATGGGCCTCGATCCGCTGTATCGTAACATTACACTGGGCGTAAGAATAGGGCTGTAA
- a CDS encoding fasciclin domain-containing protein, with product MRINIYKILLAIALGATAVTGCEKWDEHNALNDASLSNTLLAQIQSEASLSKFAELLAKSGYDKVLSSSKTFTVFAPTNDALANLDAGIVSDTAKLNRFIENHIALQSQYSAQATTQHRIAFLNGKYANFQGKTIEQATITAADKQVKNGVLQIIDKPLPVLANAWQTLENNAAIPAKQKAYLLSLFRNVFDATNAEQIGIDPNTGMPVYKPGTDSIRSNLFWQNVYDLRDESKNFSLFVLEDAAWDAEVAKFLPYTTGSTADSTALFAQWTVVKDLARDTLYRDADLPDTLLSKFNVKVPVSKLTIKQTIKTSNGNVYIMTKAEVKPSEKFKQYRVEGENWRFITAEKRGNMYVRDRINTLTGLPFRDVVANGHGTAQFSLGYVINNVPSMKFKAYWVAANDNIITVNFTQKVSIGEPTTMLLPYVTVTPNTYSEVYLGEFTMSQYQPSFTIYLTAANSTAANANLLVCDYIRLEPVF from the coding sequence ATGCGCATCAACATCTATAAAATATTACTGGCTATCGCACTGGGCGCCACCGCCGTGACGGGCTGCGAGAAGTGGGACGAACACAACGCCCTCAACGATGCTTCCCTGTCCAACACCCTGCTGGCCCAGATACAATCCGAAGCTTCGCTGAGCAAGTTTGCGGAGCTGCTGGCGAAATCCGGCTACGACAAAGTATTATCCTCTTCTAAAACATTTACCGTATTTGCGCCGACCAACGACGCACTGGCCAACCTGGATGCGGGCATTGTAAGCGACACCGCGAAACTGAACCGTTTTATCGAGAACCACATTGCGTTGCAATCACAGTATTCGGCACAGGCCACCACGCAGCACCGTATTGCGTTCCTGAACGGCAAGTACGCGAACTTCCAAGGCAAAACGATAGAACAGGCGACCATTACAGCTGCCGACAAACAAGTGAAGAACGGCGTATTGCAGATCATCGACAAACCTTTGCCGGTGCTCGCCAATGCCTGGCAAACGCTGGAAAACAACGCCGCTATTCCCGCCAAACAAAAGGCCTACCTGTTGTCGCTGTTCCGTAATGTGTTTGATGCCACCAATGCAGAACAGATCGGCATTGATCCGAATACCGGTATGCCCGTTTACAAACCCGGCACCGATTCCATCCGCTCGAACCTCTTCTGGCAAAACGTGTATGATCTGCGTGATGAAAGTAAAAACTTCTCCCTGTTCGTGCTGGAAGATGCTGCCTGGGACGCGGAAGTGGCCAAGTTCCTGCCTTACACCACTGGCAGCACTGCAGACAGTACCGCCCTCTTCGCACAATGGACCGTGGTAAAAGACCTCGCCCGCGACACCCTCTACCGCGACGCCGACCTGCCGGACACCTTGTTATCGAAGTTCAATGTGAAAGTGCCAGTAAGCAAACTAACCATCAAACAAACGATCAAAACCAGCAACGGCAATGTGTACATCATGACCAAAGCCGAAGTGAAACCTTCGGAAAAGTTCAAACAATACCGGGTAGAGGGAGAAAACTGGCGTTTCATTACCGCAGAGAAACGCGGCAACATGTACGTTCGCGATCGTATCAACACCCTTACCGGCCTGCCCTTCCGCGATGTGGTGGCGAATGGTCATGGTACAGCGCAGTTCAGCCTGGGGTATGTAATTAACAACGTGCCCAGCATGAAATTTAAAGCCTACTGGGTAGCGGCGAACGATAATATTATCACCGTAAACTTTACACAGAAAGTATCCATCGGAGAGCCAACGACCATGTTGTTGCCTTACGTGACCGTTACGCCGAACACCTATTCGGAAGTATACCTGGGTGAGTTTACTATGAGCCAATATCAACCATCGTTCACTATTTACTTAACAGCAGCTAACTCCACCGCCGCAAACGCAAACCTGCTGGTGTGTGATTACATCAGGCTGGAACCCGTTTTTTAA
- a CDS encoding RagB/SusD family protein, whose product MKQLKIKAILLATALSIGSVSCKKIFDVPPKDQLDISQMYRDVYDADAAIVGLYGKFQLLAEQYIVLNELRADMMNYTINANQHLRQMSTHSVTPGNPYASPRPFYELIINCNDVLKNFNIMRRDKKLDEAEYDQRYSDVGALRSFLYLQLGIHYGDIPYVTSALENVDAIKDQKNFPRVPFDALLDSLINFTEALPSKAEYPTGSTLNISVDGYPTNKWFINKKVLLGDLHLWKGNYVKSATWYREVMETATVGSPGGAYYQMYKLGWDSNNDNDHYISYSRAGDATSLVWNTGWRVTFEQAMNTEGFRREWIWALPFDNKFKPGNPFVKLFSPIGGDYLIKPSQAAIDMWANEQQRPATTTGAAGLPYDARGLLSWQNVGGQPVVMKYLYNYLSWQTQQPFNLLQRDSKWFLFRQTHLHLRFSEAANRAGKHRLAWGLMNQGIGHAYGAPSGVTDMTNYQNSLAEPYPFNFDARNSGSNGVPYFRADWYRNNGIRARANVVNTTVPAADSLMTIETDLIKETALEDGFEGTRWPDLLRVALRRNDPSFLADKIYAKLQKDGVADAGAVRAKLMNKANWYLPFDL is encoded by the coding sequence ATGAAGCAACTTAAAATAAAAGCGATATTACTGGCAACGGCATTGTCCATCGGTTCCGTATCGTGCAAAAAGATTTTCGACGTACCACCTAAAGATCAACTGGACATCAGCCAGATGTATCGCGACGTATATGATGCGGATGCGGCCATCGTGGGCCTCTACGGCAAGTTCCAGTTGCTGGCGGAGCAATACATTGTGCTGAACGAATTGCGTGCAGACATGATGAACTATACCATCAACGCGAACCAGCATCTCCGCCAGATGAGCACACACAGTGTAACACCTGGTAATCCATATGCAAGTCCGCGCCCGTTCTATGAACTGATCATCAACTGTAATGATGTATTGAAAAACTTCAACATCATGCGCCGCGATAAAAAGCTGGATGAAGCAGAATATGATCAGCGCTACTCAGACGTAGGCGCGCTCCGCTCCTTCCTGTACCTGCAACTGGGCATTCACTACGGTGACATACCTTATGTGACCAGTGCATTGGAGAATGTAGATGCGATCAAAGACCAGAAGAACTTTCCCCGTGTACCATTCGACGCGCTGCTGGACTCGCTGATCAACTTTACAGAAGCATTGCCGTCCAAAGCTGAATACCCTACCGGATCGACCTTGAACATCAGCGTTGACGGCTACCCGACCAATAAATGGTTCATCAACAAAAAAGTGTTGCTGGGCGACCTGCATCTCTGGAAAGGTAACTATGTTAAGTCGGCCACCTGGTATAGGGAAGTGATGGAAACTGCTACAGTGGGCTCTCCCGGCGGCGCCTACTACCAGATGTATAAGTTAGGATGGGATTCGAATAACGACAACGACCATTACATCAGCTACTCCCGCGCAGGCGATGCGACCTCCCTGGTATGGAATACCGGCTGGCGCGTAACCTTTGAGCAGGCCATGAACACAGAAGGCTTCCGCAGGGAATGGATATGGGCCTTGCCGTTCGATAACAAATTTAAACCCGGCAACCCGTTTGTGAAGCTGTTCTCTCCCATCGGTGGCGATTACCTGATCAAACCTTCGCAGGCGGCGATCGATATGTGGGCCAATGAGCAGCAACGACCGGCGACTACGACTGGTGCAGCAGGTTTGCCCTATGACGCCCGCGGACTGCTTAGCTGGCAGAATGTCGGTGGTCAGCCCGTGGTAATGAAATACCTGTATAACTACCTGAGCTGGCAAACGCAGCAACCGTTTAACCTGTTGCAGCGCGATAGCAAATGGTTCCTGTTCCGCCAGACACACCTGCACCTTCGTTTCTCGGAAGCTGCTAACCGTGCAGGAAAACACCGGCTGGCCTGGGGATTAATGAACCAGGGCATTGGCCATGCTTATGGCGCACCAAGTGGTGTTACCGACATGACAAACTATCAAAACAGCCTGGCAGAACCCTACCCATTTAACTTTGACGCCCGCAACAGCGGCAGTAACGGTGTACCTTACTTCCGTGCAGACTGGTACCGTAACAACGGGATCAGGGCGAGAGCAAATGTTGTCAATACCACGGTGCCTGCAGCAGACAGCCTGATGACCATCGAAACCGATCTGATTAAAGAAACAGCACTGGAAGATGGCTTTGAAGGCACCCGCTGGCCCGACCTGTTACGTGTGGCATTACGCCGTAACGACCCGAGCTTCCTGGCCGACAAGATCTACGCAAAATTGCAAAAGGACGGCGTTGCGGATGCCGGCGCTGTAAGAGCTAAACTGATGAACAAAGCGAATTGGTATCTGCCATTCGATCTATAG
- a CDS encoding RagB/SusD family nutrient uptake outer membrane protein yields MKHKLIYTCLLAATLGLSSCDKWLELKPQDGIVREEFWKTKEQVDAAVTGIYASMLGSGTTGLPPLPEYLFIWGEARTDMVTPGFRATSSELDIVNWNILPTNAFSNWRSLYETINYCNTVIELAPGVLKNDNTFTQAHLDRAIGEARTIRALMYFYLVRTFKEVPLKLTATISDEDIKPLAKSSADSVLNQIELDLTTAEPLLPTTYGNIDRDKGRATRYTVNAILADVYLWREKYQQCANECDKVINSGNFGLVGTTTSLFDALYYRGNSAESIFELQFSAQKTNSFHPMMLISTRRWGAAPHLMEMVFGQDATNIPPQEDKRGDGCSLRANDATIWKYIGANDAGTELRSQEQSFAHWIFYRYADILLMKAEAINQLNQPLEASRLVMNIRNRANALEVGLSMDSTSQENMEEFILAERQREFAFEGKRWYDVLRNAKRNNFLNRRYLLDMVSISIPKERQQVAFNTLRDENSLYFPIFLYEIQSNTLLVQNPFYK; encoded by the coding sequence ATGAAGCACAAACTGATATATACATGTTTATTGGCGGCAACGCTCGGCCTCAGCTCCTGCGACAAGTGGCTGGAGTTGAAACCGCAGGACGGCATCGTGCGTGAGGAGTTCTGGAAAACGAAAGAACAGGTGGACGCTGCGGTGACAGGCATTTACGCCTCCATGCTCGGCAGCGGCACCACTGGCCTGCCCCCTTTACCGGAATACCTGTTCATTTGGGGCGAAGCCCGTACCGACATGGTTACTCCCGGCTTCAGAGCCACCTCGAGTGAGCTTGATATTGTGAACTGGAACATCCTGCCCACCAATGCTTTCAGCAACTGGCGTTCACTGTACGAAACCATCAACTATTGCAATACCGTTATTGAGCTGGCACCAGGCGTGCTGAAGAACGATAACACCTTCACCCAGGCACACCTGGACAGGGCGATCGGCGAAGCCCGTACCATCCGCGCGCTCATGTACTTTTACCTGGTGCGCACCTTTAAAGAAGTACCGTTAAAACTCACGGCTACCATCAGCGACGAGGATATTAAGCCATTGGCGAAGAGCAGTGCCGACAGCGTATTGAACCAGATTGAACTGGATCTCACTACTGCCGAGCCGTTGCTGCCGACTACCTATGGCAACATCGACCGCGATAAAGGCCGCGCCACCCGTTATACGGTGAACGCTATCCTGGCAGACGTGTACCTGTGGCGTGAAAAATACCAGCAATGCGCAAACGAGTGCGACAAGGTAATCAACTCCGGCAACTTCGGACTGGTGGGTACTACCACCTCCCTGTTTGATGCGTTGTACTACAGGGGCAATTCTGCCGAGAGCATTTTTGAACTGCAATTCAGCGCCCAGAAGACCAACAGCTTTCACCCGATGATGTTGATCAGCACCCGCCGCTGGGGCGCCGCTCCGCACCTGATGGAAATGGTGTTTGGACAGGATGCGACCAACATTCCACCGCAGGAAGACAAACGCGGCGACGGCTGCTCCCTCCGCGCCAACGATGCCACCATCTGGAAATACATCGGCGCGAATGATGCCGGCACCGAGCTGCGCTCACAGGAACAATCCTTTGCACACTGGATCTTTTATCGTTACGCAGATATATTACTCATGAAGGCAGAAGCCATCAACCAGCTGAATCAGCCGCTGGAAGCTTCCCGCCTGGTAATGAACATCCGCAACCGCGCGAACGCACTGGAAGTTGGTCTTTCTATGGACTCTACCAGCCAGGAGAACATGGAAGAATTTATTCTTGCTGAACGCCAACGTGAATTTGCTTTTGAAGGTAAACGCTGGTACGATGTGTTGCGCAACGCAAAACGTAACAACTTCCTGAACCGCCGCTACCTGTTGGACATGGTATCGATCAGCATCCCGAAGGAAAGGCAGCAGGTGGCTTTCAATACACTGAGAGACGAGAACAGCCTTTACTTCCCGATCTTCCTGTATGAGATACAATCGAACACATTACTGGTACAAAATCCTTTCTATAAATAA